In a genomic window of Lathamus discolor isolate bLatDis1 chromosome 4, bLatDis1.hap1, whole genome shotgun sequence:
- the GPR89B gene encoding Golgi pH regulator B isoform X2, with amino-acid sequence MSFLIDSSIMATSQVLFFGFGWLFFMRKLFKDYEVRQYVVQVIFSVTFAFCCTMFELIIFEILGVLNSSSRYFHWKLNLCVILLILVFMVPFYIGYFVVSNIRLLHRQKLLFACVLWLTFMYFFWKLGDPFPILSPKHGILSIEQLISRVGVIGVTLMALLSGFGAVNCPYTYMSYFLRNVTDADILALERRLLQTMDMIVSKKKRIAVAHRTMFQRGEVHNKPTGFWGMIKSVTSVSGSENLSLIQQEVDALEELSRQLFLETADLHATKERIEYSKTFQGKYFNFLGYFFSIYCVWKIFMATINIVFDRVGKTDPVTRGIEITVNYLGIQFDVKFWSQHISFILVGIIIVTSIRGLLITLTKFFYAISSSKSSNVIVLLLAQIMGMYFVSSVLLIRMSMPLEYRTIITEVLGELQFNFYHRWFDVIFLVSALSSILFLYLAHKQAPEKHMAL; translated from the exons ATGAGCTTTCTCATCGACTCCAGCATCATGGCCACCTCGCAG GTGCTGTTCTTTGGATTTGGGTGGCTGTTCTTCATGCGTAAGCTCTTCAAGGATTATGAG GTGCGACAGTATGTGGTCCAGGTGATCTTCTCTGTGACTTTTGCCTTCTGTTGTACCATGTTTGAGCTCATCATCTTTGAGATTTTGGGAGTGCTGAATAGCAG CTCTCGATACTTTCACTGGAAGCTGAACCTGTGTGTCATTTTGCTCATCCTAGTCTTCATGGTGCCCTTCTATATTGGTTACTTTGTTGTGAGCAATATCAGATTAT TGCACAGACAGAAACTGCTTTTTGCGTGTGTTCTGTGGTTGACATTCATGTATTTCTTTTGGAAGCTGGGGGATCCGTTTCCTATCCTCAGTCCAAAACATG gaaTCCTGTCTATAGAACAGCTCATCAGCCGTGTGGGTGTGATTGGGGTGACACTCATGGCTTTGCTGTCAGGATTTGGAGCTGTCAACTGTCCATACACTTATATGTCCTACTTTCTCAG gaatGTGACAGATGCCGATATTCTGGCTTTGGAGCGACGACTCCTTCAGACTATGGACATGATTgttagcaagaaaaaaag aatAGCAGTGGCTCACAGGACAATGTTCCAGAGAGGAGAAGTGCATAACAAACCCACTGGCTTCTGGGGAATGATAAAAAGCGTTACATCTGTTTCAGGCAGTGAAA ATCTGTCCCTTATCCAGCAAGAAGTGGATGCCCTAGAAGAGCTTAGTCGGCAGCTTTTTCTGGAAACTGCTGACTTGCATGCAACAAAG GAGAGAATAGAGTACTCCAAAACTTTCCAGggaaaatactttaattttttgggttattttttctccatctaTTGTGTCTGGAAAATCTTCAtg GCAACCATCAATATTGTATTTGACCGTGTGGGGAAGACTGATCCAGTCACAAGAGGAATTGAGATCACTGTAAATTATCTGGGAATCCAATTTGAC GTGAAATTCTGGTCTCAGCACATTTCCTTTATTCTTGTCGGAATAATCATTGTTACCTCTATCAGAGGATTGTTAATCACACTTACAAAG TTCTTCTATGCCATTTCCAGCAGCAAGTCCTCCAATGTTATTGTTCTGCTTTTAGCACAGATAATG GGTATGTACTTTGTGTCATCAGTGCTCCTGATCCGGATGAGTATGCCTCTGGAGTATCGCACTATTATTACAGAAGTACTGGGAGAGCTCCAGTTCAACTTTTATCATCGTTGGTTTGATGTGATATTCCTAGTTAGTGCACTGTCCAGTATCCTGTTTCTCTATTTAGCACACAAACAAGCTCCAGAAAAGCACATGGCCCTCTGA
- the GPR89B gene encoding Golgi pH regulator B isoform X1 → MSFLIDSSIMATSQVLFFGFGWLFFMRKLFKDYEVRQYVVQVIFSVTFAFCCTMFELIIFEILGVLNSSSRYFHWKLNLCVILLILVFMVPFYIGYFVVSNIRLYNFSLEFSALAWTVKQLQDTLLDPSKSCSQTLELLARLCCSAWGGKRNEAEKLMHRQKLLFACVLWLTFMYFFWKLGDPFPILSPKHGILSIEQLISRVGVIGVTLMALLSGFGAVNCPYTYMSYFLRNVTDADILALERRLLQTMDMIVSKKKRIAVAHRTMFQRGEVHNKPTGFWGMIKSVTSVSGSENLSLIQQEVDALEELSRQLFLETADLHATKERIEYSKTFQGKYFNFLGYFFSIYCVWKIFMATINIVFDRVGKTDPVTRGIEITVNYLGIQFDVKFWSQHISFILVGIIIVTSIRGLLITLTKFFYAISSSKSSNVIVLLLAQIMGMYFVSSVLLIRMSMPLEYRTIITEVLGELQFNFYHRWFDVIFLVSALSSILFLYLAHKQAPEKHMAL, encoded by the exons ATGAGCTTTCTCATCGACTCCAGCATCATGGCCACCTCGCAG GTGCTGTTCTTTGGATTTGGGTGGCTGTTCTTCATGCGTAAGCTCTTCAAGGATTATGAG GTGCGACAGTATGTGGTCCAGGTGATCTTCTCTGTGACTTTTGCCTTCTGTTGTACCATGTTTGAGCTCATCATCTTTGAGATTTTGGGAGTGCTGAATAGCAG CTCTCGATACTTTCACTGGAAGCTGAACCTGTGTGTCATTTTGCTCATCCTAGTCTTCATGGTGCCCTTCTATATTGGTTACTTTGTTGTGAGCAATATCAGATTAT ATAACTTCTCTTTGGAATTCAGTGCTTTAGCGTGGACTGTTAAGCAGTTACAAGATACTTTACTTGACCCCAGCAAGT CTTGCAGCCAAACTCTGGAACTCTTGGCAAGACTGTGTTGTTCTGCTTGGGGGGGTAAAAGAAATGAGGCAGAAAAGCTCA TGCACAGACAGAAACTGCTTTTTGCGTGTGTTCTGTGGTTGACATTCATGTATTTCTTTTGGAAGCTGGGGGATCCGTTTCCTATCCTCAGTCCAAAACATG gaaTCCTGTCTATAGAACAGCTCATCAGCCGTGTGGGTGTGATTGGGGTGACACTCATGGCTTTGCTGTCAGGATTTGGAGCTGTCAACTGTCCATACACTTATATGTCCTACTTTCTCAG gaatGTGACAGATGCCGATATTCTGGCTTTGGAGCGACGACTCCTTCAGACTATGGACATGATTgttagcaagaaaaaaag aatAGCAGTGGCTCACAGGACAATGTTCCAGAGAGGAGAAGTGCATAACAAACCCACTGGCTTCTGGGGAATGATAAAAAGCGTTACATCTGTTTCAGGCAGTGAAA ATCTGTCCCTTATCCAGCAAGAAGTGGATGCCCTAGAAGAGCTTAGTCGGCAGCTTTTTCTGGAAACTGCTGACTTGCATGCAACAAAG GAGAGAATAGAGTACTCCAAAACTTTCCAGggaaaatactttaattttttgggttattttttctccatctaTTGTGTCTGGAAAATCTTCAtg GCAACCATCAATATTGTATTTGACCGTGTGGGGAAGACTGATCCAGTCACAAGAGGAATTGAGATCACTGTAAATTATCTGGGAATCCAATTTGAC GTGAAATTCTGGTCTCAGCACATTTCCTTTATTCTTGTCGGAATAATCATTGTTACCTCTATCAGAGGATTGTTAATCACACTTACAAAG TTCTTCTATGCCATTTCCAGCAGCAAGTCCTCCAATGTTATTGTTCTGCTTTTAGCACAGATAATG GGTATGTACTTTGTGTCATCAGTGCTCCTGATCCGGATGAGTATGCCTCTGGAGTATCGCACTATTATTACAGAAGTACTGGGAGAGCTCCAGTTCAACTTTTATCATCGTTGGTTTGATGTGATATTCCTAGTTAGTGCACTGTCCAGTATCCTGTTTCTCTATTTAGCACACAAACAAGCTCCAGAAAAGCACATGGCCCTCTGA
- the GJA8 gene encoding gap junction alpha-8 protein yields MGDWSFLGNILEQVNEQSTVIGRVWLTVLFIFRILILGTAAELVWGDEQSDFVCNTQQPGCENVCYDEAFPISHIRLWVLQIIFVSTPSLMYFGHAVHHVRMEEKRREKEEAERRQQAEVDEEKLPLAPNQNKGNNPNGTKKFRLEGTLLRTYIFHIIFKTLFEVGFIVGQYFLYGFRILPLYRCGRWPCPNLVDCFVSRPTEKTIFIMFMLAVASVSLFLNLVEISHLILKRIRKALRRPAEEQLGEVPEKPLHAITVSSIPKTKGYKLLEEEKPVSHYFPLTEVGVEPSPLPSAFNEFEEKIGMGPLEDLARAFDERLPSYAQAKEPEEKVRAEEEEQEEEQPEPQEEPGVKKAEEEVVSDEVEGPSAPTELATDMRPLSRLSKASSRARSDDLTV; encoded by the coding sequence ATGGGTGACTGGAGTTTCTTGGGGAACATTTTAGAGCAGGTGAACGAGCAATCCACTGTCATCGGGAGAGTTTGGCTCACAGTGCTCTTCATTTTCCGCATCCTGATCCTGGGAACAGCCGCTGAGCTAGTATGGGGAGACGAACAGTCAGACTTTGTGTGCAACACCCAGCAACCTGGTTGTGAGAATGTCTGCTATGATGAAGCCTTTCCCATCTCTCACATCCggctctgggttctgcagatcattttTGTATCCACACCTTCGCTAATGTACTTTGGGCATGCGGTGCACCATGTCCGCATGGAGGAGAAGCggagagagaaggaggaagctgAGAGGCGTCAGCAAGCTGAGGTGGATGAAGAGAAGCTGCCCCTGGctccaaatcaaaacaaaggcAACAATCCTAATGGGACCAAGAAGTTTCGCCTGGAAGGTACCCTCCTGAGAACTTACATCTTCCATATCATTTTCAAAACGCTCTTTGAGGTGGGATTCATAGTGGGTCAATACTTCCTTTATGGCTTCCGAATTCTTCCACTTTACCGCTGTGGGCGGTGGCCCTGTCCCAATCTTGTGGACTGCTTTGTCTCCAGGCCCACGGAGAAGACCATCTTTATTATGTTCATGCTGGCAGTGGCTTCTGTGTCCCTCTTCCTCAACCTGGTGGAGATCAGTCACTTGATCCTGAAAAGGATCCGGAAGGCTCTGAGAAGACCAGCAGAGGAACAGCTGGGGGAAGTCCCAGAGAAGCCGCTCCATGCCATCACAGTATCCTCCATCCCAAAGACCAAAGGCTACAAGCTGCTGGAAGAAGAGAAGCCGGTGTCCCACTATTTTCCTCTCACGGAAGTAGGGGTTGAGCCCAGCCCCCTTCCATCAGCCTTCAATGAGTTTGAGGAGAAGATTGGGATGGGACCATTAGAAGATCTTGCCAGGGCATTTGATGAGAGGTTACCATCGTATGCACAAGCGAAGGAGCCGGAAGAGAAGGtaagagcagaggaggaggaacaagAAGAGGAGCAGCCGGAACCTCAGGAAGAGCCAGGggtgaagaaagcagaagaggaggTGGTGAGCGATGAAGTGGAAGGGCCTTCAGCACCTACTGAGCTTGCCACTGATATGAGACCCCTCAGCAGGCTAAGTAAAGCCAGCAGCCGGGCCAGGTCAGATGATTTGACTGTATGA